From a region of the Zingiber officinale cultivar Zhangliang chromosome 4B, Zo_v1.1, whole genome shotgun sequence genome:
- the LOC121976887 gene encoding mitochondrial import inner membrane translocase subunit TIM17-2-like produces MGTPETSREPCPDRILDDVGGAFGMGAVGGSAFHFIKGLYNSPNGERLTGGVQAVRMNAPRVGGSFAVWGGLFSTFDCSMVYLRQKEDPWNSILAGAATGGFLQMRQGAGPAARSALFGGILLALIEGAGIMLNRVLSVPQNLPPLEDPNVPVTPPNIASVIPYNAPASGLQHVPFQLDSSDSTSSSSSSSSSWFGGFFGGGKKQEENDSKRGGSKAEVLESFDTPSTPPPKFEYR; encoded by the coding sequence ATGGGCACGCCGGAGACATCGCGAGAGCCCTGCCCCGACCGTATTCTGGACGATGTCGGCGGTGCGTTCGGCATGGGTGCGGTCGGTGGCTCCGCCTTCCACTTCATCAAGGGCCTCTACAACTCCCCCAACGGAGAGCGCCTCACCGGAGGCGTCCAGGCCGTCCGCATGAACGCCCCCCGGGTCGGGGGCAGCTTTGCCGTCTGGGGCGGCCtcttctccaccttcgattgttCAATGGTCTATCTCCGCCAGAAGGAGGACCCCTGGAACTCGATCCTTGCGGGAGCCGCCACTGGAGGGTTCCTCCAGATGCGCCAGGGTGCAGGTCCTGCCGCTCGGTCTGCTCTCTTCGGTGGCATCCTACTCGCTCTCATCGAGGGCGCAGGCATCATGCTCAATCGCGTTCTCAGTGTCCCACAGAACCTCCCTCCCTTGGAGGATCCCAATGTCCCAGTTACCCCTCCTAACATTGCTTCAGTTATCCCGTATAATGCCCCTGCTTCGGGGTTACAGCACGTGCCCTTCCAACTTGATTCCTCTGACAGCACTTCGTCTTCCTCTTCATCTTCGTCAAGCTGGTTTGGAGGGTTTTTTGGCGGTGGTAAAAAGCAGGAAGAAAACGATTCAAAAAGAGGAGGCAGCAAGGCAGAGGTGTTGGAGAGCTTTGACACACCAAGCACGCCACCTCCAAAGTTCGAGTACAGATAA